A region from the Pelobates fuscus isolate aPelFus1 chromosome 1, aPelFus1.pri, whole genome shotgun sequence genome encodes:
- the LOC134571246 gene encoding uncharacterized protein LOC134571246: MPHVEKPASRFEHGSSEPCVKKSRPNDYAPWTDQNITGHSLTENRIIKPNLNSCFPLSNKGKFEEKYGGNKSSTVRDPPNDAGTLVARSRGIYDLESRECNSNSGKDEPDDHLFKCAFTEADTSKNCPVSSATFSLTSSTFIGPLFPPPKVKNVSQRSSSKDSTVPPYKIKTVELRKATNSKGDNGMDYELRQFYKELHQLEDETETVDVHENKCTFSNTIQEPVCMTSSPYNTQSSQDVHSVPTHKNTTSSNTNTQTVCSDPYRSNITSNNPFLNNTVPPRFHVLSLQNIPIKENVCGVNQEPFSRTSHPHSSGVGPQNKQTFNRQTEWREHNVSNRTINPPFLYSRMPPGFPDQPPQCLFRPYSPPPQNKNVRENECSSNNIQESFYSSTAYNNALSSQGEYSVIPHNQISYNRETVWREHEESNRTNNSPFLNNAVPPRFSLSDSRGPPREEYNYTSNFQSQNNKPYVPYPQKQNHYGCNDKYQRPDEQNEMPSSQNKYNDQWGSFRQPFHEHDIESKHKEYGSDICRSKDTSLHHALRTFSEPHLNKDYNIKPFDRYKRTLVLLRGVPGSGKSTLARGLLEQCPDGIVFSTDDYFGQEEGYTYDVKLLGDAHNWNQNRAKRAMDDRRSPIIIDNTNIQRWEMKPYVQMAIERDYGVEFLEPDTWWKLDPSELEKRNKHGVPRDKISKMLERYEYDMTVPNVMDSVEPPHLSSSRRAPQPMQRWGSSVDSLQHSTSFHNR; the protein is encoded by the exons ATGCCTCATGTTGAAAAGCCTGCATCTCGGTTTGAGCATGGTTCCTCTGAACCTTGTGTGAAAAAGAGCAGACCCAATGACTACGCGCCATGGACAGATCAAAATATCACTGGACACTCTCTGACTGAAAACCGCATAATAAAACCAAATCTCAATAGTTGTTTTCCTCTCTCTAACAAGGGTAAGTTTGAGGAAAAATATGGTGGAAATAAAAGTTCTACTGTCAGAGACCCCCCAAATGATGCTGGCACTTTGGTGGCTAGGTCCAGAGGGATTTATGATTTAGAATCTAGGGAATGCAACTCTAATAGTGGAAAGGATGAACCTGATGACCACTTATTTAAATGTGCTTTTACTGAAGCTGACACAAGCAAAAATTGCCCGGTTTCTAGTGCTACATTTTCATTAACGAGCAGTACATTTATTGGGCcgctctttcctcctcctaaagtTAAAAATGTGTCTCAGAGGTCTAGTAGTAAGGACAGTACCGTACCTCCTTATAAGATAAAAACAGTTGAGTTGCGGAAAGCCACCAATTCTAAAGGTGACAATGGCATGGACTATGAGTTGCGGCAGTTTTACAAGGAATTGCATCAACTGGAAGATGAAACAGAAACTGTTGACGTTCATGAAAATAAATGCACATTTTCAAACACTATTCAGGAGCCTGTTTGCATGACAAGTAGTCCTTACAACACTCAATCTTCACAAGATGTACACAGTGTCCCCACTCATAAAAACACCACCtcttctaacactaacacacagactgtcTGTAGCGATCCTTATAGGTCCAATATAACAAGCAATAATCCTTTTTTAAACAATACAGTGCCACCAAGGTTTCATGTCCTTTCGTTGCAAAATATACCAATTAAGGAAAACGTTTGTGGTGTGAATCAGGAACCTTTCTCCAGAACAAGTCATCCTCACAGCAGTGGTGTCGGCCCACAAAATAAACAAACCtttaacagacagacagaatggAGAGAGCACAATGTGTCGAACAgaactataaacccacctttctTATATAGTAGAATGCCACCAGGATTCCCTGACCAACCACCACAGTGTTTATTTAGACCCTATAGCCCACCacctcaaaataaaaatgtgagggAAAATGAATGCAGTTCAAATAATATTCAGGAATCTTTCTACTCATCAACTGCCTACAATAATGCCCTGTCTTCACAAGGGGAATATAGTGTCATCCCTCATAACCAAATCTCCTATAATAGAGAAACTGTATGGCGAGAACATGAAGAGTCCAACAGAACAAATAATTCTCCTTTTTTAAACAATGCTGTACCACCAAGGTTTTCTTTATCTGACTCCCGTGGACCACCTCGAGAAGAATATAATTATACATCAAATTTCCAAAGCCAAAATAATAAACCATATGTACCATACCCTCAAAAACAGAACCATTATGGATGCAATGACAAGTATCAGAGGCCAGATGAACAAAATGAAATGCCTTCTTCCCAGAACAAGTATAATGATCAATGGGGCAGCTTTAGACAGCCATTCCATGAGCATGATATTGAAAGCAAGCACAAAGAATATGGAAGCGATATCTGTAGATCAAAAGATACTTCATTACACCATGCCCTTCGGACGTTTAGTGAACCACATCTGAATAAGGATTATAATATTAAGCCTTTTGATAGGTACAAAAGAACACTTGTTCTTTTAAGAGGTGTCCCTGGCTCAGGAAAAAGTACATTGGCACG tGGTCTGCTTGAACAGTGTCCAGATGGCATCGTGTTCAGCACTGACGATTACTTTGGCCAGGAGGAAGGATATACATATGATGTTAAACTGCTTGGAGATGCACACAATTGGAACCAAAACAGAG CCAAGAGAGCAATGGATGACAGAAGATCTCCTATTATCATTGACAATACTAATATTCAGAGATGGGAAATGAAACCCTACGTACAAATG GCCATAGAAAGAGATTATGGTGTGGAGTTCCTGGAACCAGACACATGGTGGAAGCTTGACCCATCTGAGTTGGAAAA GAGAAATAAGCATGGAGTACCGCGTGACAAGATTTCCAAGATGTTGGAACGATACGAATATGATATGACTGTTCCAAATGTCATGGACTCGGTGGAACCTCCACACTTGAGTTCCTCAAGGAGGGCTCCACAGCCCATGCAGAGATGGGGATCATCTGTGGACTCTTTACAACACAGCACTTCATTCCACAACAGATGA